The following is a genomic window from Candidatus Palauibacter scopulicola.
TTCGGCGATCGCCATCCCCACGGAGTTCGCGACGCCCTGGCCCAGCGGACCGGTCGTCGTCTCGACGCCGTCGACGTGGCCGTACTCGGGGTGGCCCGCCGTGCAGCTTCCCGCCCGCCGAAAATTGCGGATTTCCTCCAGGGGAAGGTCGAACCCGGTGAGATGGAGAACGGCGTACTGGAGGATCGCGGCGTGGCCGGCGGAGAGTACGAAGCGGTCCCGGCCGAACCAGGCGGGGTCTTGCGGGCTGTACCGCATGTGGCGCATCCACAGCGTGTACGCCACGGGGGCGAGCGCCATCGCCGTGCCTGGATGCCCGGATCCGGCTCGCTGGACGGCGTCCATGGCAAGCGTGCGGATCGTGTCGATGGACTGGGTTTCTACGGAAGGCCCCGCGCCCGGAGCGGCGGACCCGGAAACGGCTTCGACGGTCCCTGTCTCGTTCAATCGCCCCCTCGCGCGAGTTGAATCGCCCTTGGCTGGCCCAATGCCGGGAAGCCGGAGGCCGCGCGAGACAACTCGTAATGGGCGGGCCGCTTCGGCGGAGCGAACATAAGGGTTGGAGGCGCCGCCGGAAAAGGCTCCGCCGCGAAGGGCGCGAGGTTGGTGGCGATGGCGCGCCGACGACGGATACGTTGCCCCCCGTGAGCGATCAGACGTTCTTCGCCGAAGGTCTTTCGGGCCTGGAAGCCGGCGCGCGGGCCGAACTCGCGAGCGACGACGTGAGCCATGTCCGTGCCGCCCGGCTCCGCCCCGGCGGTCGCCTCGCGGTCACCGACGGCGCCGGGTGCCGTTGGGAGGCGGAACTCGTCGCGTTGGACCGGCGCCGCGCCAGCTGTCGGCTGCTCGCGCCCCTTCCGCCGGAACCCGCGCTTCCGCTGCACCTGTGGGCCCCCGTGGCGAACCGCGACCGTTCCCTGTGGCTCGTCGAGAAGGCCGTGGAGCTGGGCGCCGCCGCGATCACCTGGATCGAATGGGAGCGGTCGCGCTCCGTGGCCGACGCCGCCCGCTCCGAGGGCTTTCTGCGGCGGGCGGAGGGCCGCGCGAGGGCGGCGCTGAAGCAATCGGGCCGCAGTTGGCTCCCCCGTTTGCGCGGGTCCATGATGCCGGACGAGGCGCTCGGCCGCCACGACGGAGCCGGGTGGCTGGCCGACGCGGAAGGGCGACCCTGGCTCGCCGACGCGGAAGGGCGACCCTGGCTCGCCGCCGGGATCGCCCGCGGCCGGGAAGGGCGACGCGGGGGAAGCGGGCTGACCGTCGCGGTGGGGCCCGAGGGAGGCCTCACGCGGCCGGAGCGGCAGCGCTGCCTGGAGGCGGGCTTCGAACCCGTTTCCCTGGGTCCCGCGGCGTTGAGGTTCGAGACTGCCGCGGTGGTCGCCGTGGCGGTGGCGGCGGCGATGTTGGCCGCCGACGAAAACGAGGCAGGCGACGAGGGGATGACATGACGGACTGCGTGTTCTGCGGCATCGCCTCGGGGGCGATCCCGGCGACGATCGTCGCCGAGGCGGAGGACTGGGTGGCGTTCCGGGATCTCGAACCCCGGGCGCCGGTGCATGTGCTCGTCATCCCGCGGGCGCACGTGTCGAGCCTCGCGGCCCTCTCGAAAGGGCCGCTCGGAACCCGACTCCTTCTCGCGTGTGCGGCGGTGGCGGACGCGGAGGGGCTGGACGGCGGGTACCGCGTCGTCACGAATGTCGGCGGCGACGGCGGCCAGGCCGTGCCCCACCTGCACTTCCACGTGCTCGGCGGCCGCCGCATGGGCTGGCCGCCCGGGTAGCCGCCGTGGACCACGCCCTAAGGGTGATCGAGTTCGACCGCGTGCTGGCGGCGGTCGGCGAAGGCGCCGTGTCGGAGGCGGGCCGCGCTGCCGTGCACGGGCTCCGGCCGCTTCGGAACGCGGCATCCGCGCGCCGCTCGCTCGCGGCCGTGCACGAACTTCGGGAGCTGATCGGGAGCCGGGACGGATGGGTGCTGGATCCGATCGCGCCGCTGGGCGGGGCTCTCCGGCGGCTCGCGATCGAAGACGCGGCGCTGGAGCCGGCTCAATTGCTCGCGTGTGGACAGGTCATGGCCGTCGCGCGCGCCGTGCGGCGACTGGAGGCGCGCCTCGACCCCGATGGCCTCCCGGCCGAGCATGTGAGCCGGGTGTGGGGGGAGGCGGCCCTCGAGAAACGGATTGCGCGCACCTTCGATGCGACGGGTGCGGTCGCGGACGGGGCCTCCCCGGAGCTTCGGCGCATCCGCCGCGCGCTCGCCACGCGGCGCGGCCGGCTCGTTGACGAACTCACGCGCTACGCCCGCTCGCTCCCGGAAAGGGTCCGCGTGCCCGACGCCTCGGTCACCGTCCGCAACGGCCGCTACTGCATCCCGGTCCGCCGCGAGGGCAAGGGGATCGCAGGCGGTCTCGTACACGACGCGTCCGCCAGCCGCCGGACCCTGTTCGTCGAGCCGTCGCGCGCCATCGAGGCGATGAACGAGATCCGTGAACTGGAACTCGGCGAGGCCCGCGAGGTGGACCGGATTCTGCGGGACCTCTCCTCCGCCGTGCGCGCCCGCGCGAGCGAACTCGCCGCCTCGCACGCCGCCCTCGTGGAACTGGATTCGCTGCGCGCCCGCGCGCTCTTCGCGGACGAGATGGACGCCGCCCCCCCGGCCTTCGTCGAGGCGGGGTCCGAGGGGATCCACATCCGCGGCGCTCGTCATCCTCTCCTCGCCCTCGATGCCGGCGGAGCGGTCCCGTTCGACCTCGAC
Proteins encoded in this region:
- a CDS encoding RsmE family RNA methyltransferase, whose translation is MSDQTFFAEGLSGLEAGARAELASDDVSHVRAARLRPGGRLAVTDGAGCRWEAELVALDRRRASCRLLAPLPPEPALPLHLWAPVANRDRSLWLVEKAVELGAAAITWIEWERSRSVADAARSEGFLRRAEGRARAALKQSGRSWLPRLRGSMMPDEALGRHDGAGWLADAEGRPWLADAEGRPWLAAGIARGREGRRGGSGLTVAVGPEGGLTRPERQRCLEAGFEPVSLGPAALRFETAAVVAVAVAAAMLAADENEAGDEGMT
- a CDS encoding HIT domain-containing protein encodes the protein MTDCVFCGIASGAIPATIVAEAEDWVAFRDLEPRAPVHVLVIPRAHVSSLAALSKGPLGTRLLLACAAVADAEGLDGGYRVVTNVGGDGGQAVPHLHFHVLGGRRMGWPPG